The DNA window AAGCCAATGTTTGGAACACGACTATATAGCCGCTCTAACATTGAACGGGAAAGGGAATTCAGAACATAGACGATATTCTTAGTACAGAGCTCAGTAAGGACAGCCAACGTACGTGCAGTAGGGGGCTCGgaaatctttaaaataaacaTACGCCTTTTTGAATTGATAAATCCATTATTTATCTTagcaaaagaaagattGTAAACTTTAGATCTTTCTTGGTTAGCTTCCCAGGAGCTAGAAATAATGTTTAAAGATGAGACGATCCAACGATCTGAATCATGAGTAATAACACTCTTATACATCTTTTTCCAACGACGCCTCTTCTCCTCTTTGGATAACTCAAGGCCTACCTTAATAGTTTGCGCTACTTGTCTAATGTCCCAAGGGtttatcaaaaaacaaCCGGGACTCAATACATGAGCACTACCGGTAAATTCCGACAACACGAGGGGAGCGTTCTTTTCTTGGGAACAAACAATAAATTCGTGACAGGTTAAATTCATCCCTTCTCTCATCGTGCTAACAAGGAACATGTCAGCTTCACTACTGAGCGCCAGATATTGTGGAAATTGCAAATCTTGATGCAAGAACACCACTGGTTGGCTAACACTTATGTCCCGTGACATAGCGTTGATCCTATCAACAACTGCCATAATTTCACATTCTAGTTCAGAATCGTAACCAGAGCCCAGGCAAATTTGTATGAGTACGACTTGATCAATATACTCGGGAttatccttcaaaaatcTTTCATAAGCTAACATTTTCTTTCGTATCCCACGAATCCTATCAAATTGATCACGGCTAACAATCAACTTTTTGCCTGCCCAACGTTCACGGATTAGCCTTCTCCATTCTATAGTACGCTCTGAATTAACTTGTGGTTCTAAATCAAAGACATCAACTCCAATTGGAGTGCTTTCCACGGCAATAATACGTCCcttatatttcaaattgtGAGAGTCCACATCAGCCATTAACAACCTGTTTGCTGTTTGTTGAAAATGTCTGGCATATTCCTCTGTTTGGAAGCCAACAGAGTTAGCACCTAATATGCCTTCAAGAATCTTTTCCCTTTGAGCAAAGCACTTAAAAACCTCACTACTTGGAAATGAAACATGCAAAAAGAAACCAATCTTCGCATTTGGTAACACTTTACGCACCATACCAGGAACAAGCATTAAATGATAGTCATGAACCCAGATAGTATCACCATCCTGATATGAATCCACAATTCTATCAGCAAACAGTTGGTTTAAACTTCGATAATAATGCCACGAATGATCTTCAAAGGCTTTTGAATTGGGGTTATCTGGAATCTGGTAATTTAGAGTTGGCCATAAGATCTGCTTACAAAAATTCTTGTATGCTCCTTGAAACGTAATATCATCTACTATAACTGACCTGGAGTGAAAACCATTTGACAACTGACCagttatattatttaaaacCTCTCTAGGTATTGAATCAGTAGGTATTCCGACGGTACCAACCCACAAAACAGGCTGATCGATCGTCTTCTCTAACAAAGCAGTGCTTAAAGCGTTTTTGAGACCACCATTACCTTTAATGCTTGGGACAATTTTCCAAGGtgctgttttaaaaatgttcCGAGAATTTAAGAGCAATTCAGCTCTCAGTTTAGCATTTATTGAACAACCACCAAACTTGGGGACTCTATTACTGTGCTTACCATTATCATCAAGGGCCAAGTCGTATTCAATTGAAACATCACTGTCGTGTTCATTAACAACAGGCTCCTTGGCCGATGATTGTGGCTGTGGAGAGTCAGCAGAATTTTGTTCCTTCAAATCTTGATCTCCATCGTCATATAATTTCAAAGGGTACTTTAAACTGGAATGGGTATTAGTTGTTGGAACGGTACCTGAAGATTTACGGGGCAACCGCCTCATTGCAGGCAGGTTTATATGCGGTTGCTTTCCCTTCTGTACTCCGGAGACGCTACTGCTCACCTCAGGGAGCTGTCTTGACCTAGGAGTAATTACAGTGCTTTTCACGGTACTGCTGGTGATATGTTTATTTCCCTCCAATGCTGTAGTAGAAAGATTCCCTGCTAGCACTGATTGGTAAAGAAGAGACTTATTGACATGCTTCAAAAGGGCTGCTGTTGAGTCTACATTGTTAATTCCCGCGCCCAGCTGCTGCCCACTTGATAACGATTCACTAGCAGGCGACGACACAGTTGAATATACCTCCGATGAAATATCTGTTTCCTTAAGCTTGTTTACTGCTCCTGAAGCAAAAAATTCCTCCACAGAAGTATTCCCATGGTTATACACGTGATTCACAGGTGTTCCTACTGCCGAATTAGACGCATTAGACGTAAGATTCTCCATAAAAAGCTGCGAACTAATCACCGACCGAGATCCACTCATTTTGGCAGCTTCGCAGCTTACAGAACTGACAATAGCCACCTCTTCCTCTGTTTCTATATTGTGATCAGCGCATGATGAGAAGGGCGAAGTCAAAGAATGTGCAGACGACGGATTCTGAGGCTTTAAACCGACACCACCAGAGGGCTCAGAAGAGTTCTGACCACCCGTATCTGCATTTTTGGAACTCTTAGCCTCATTTAAACCAGCTTCCTCACCTTTAGAAGTAGTGATTTCAAACTGAGGTTGAAATGGGAGGAATAGCGACGCAACAATAACAACCATTTTTCAATCATATAAACCCTTCAAAGCAATCTAAACCTTGGAGAACCCTGGAATACCGTCTATCTCACTTCAACAGTGCaaagtttttcaaataaagcAAAGTTTGATCTTTTACAGTTGTTTACTCACCTGATAGTTATCCCCCTTGTCCCCCTTGTTGTTCGAGAATGCCTTGCCAAGGGAAGGAAGCGCTTGCATGAGAACATCTTTACACCATTAAATATCACGTGGTTCAATAAAGAGGCTTAAATAAGAGTATAGTGGTGCAAGTTGTTTATACTATCTACATTAAGGACGCCAGTCGCAATACCTATGAAGATCAGCAAAGCTCTTGGATGGTGCAGTACATTGATAGTCACTGTCACCTGACTACTAGTAGTCAAGATGGAGGTGTAGGACGACAGTATGAGGTGGACCATACTGAAATGCAGCTGTATGTTATGTCATGCAATGCGTTGGACTGGAAGGCATTGAAAGCTGTTGGAGTAAAGCAACAAGACATTGTGGTTGGGTTTGGTGTTCAGCCTTACTATTCACATCTGTTTAGGTTAGGTGGGGGTGCAAGTGTGAGCAAAGAGGAGCATTACAAGGGTGTGTTGGAAAGTAAGGATGGGCAGCAGTTGTGTGAGGTCATCGGGGTGCTGCCGGAGCCCATTAATATAGAAGAGTATATCACAGGTGCATTTGAGGAGTTCGGGGAACAAATCCGATGCATTGGAGAGATTGGGCTTGATGGAGCGTTCCGTTTGCCGTCAAATGGATTTAACCAGGAGGATAGTACCGGGGATGCTGTCGGGCTCACCAACGTGCGGGTTAGAATGTCGCATCAAGTGGCAATTTTCAAGAGATTTTGTGAGGTGGCTGTAGCAAAACGATTACCAGTGTCTATACATTCCGTGAGGTGCCATGGGAAGATGTTTGAACTATGTAGAGAATTACTGCTCCCTCATGAAGAGGTTAAAATTGATATGCATTCCTATTCAGGAAGTGTAGAATCTGTCAGTACTTGTTGGCTCAGATGCTTCCCCCAGAACAGGATCTATTTTGGCATCTCTAAAATACACTCTTTAAAGAACTATGCCCGTGGACTAGACTTGCTTAGATCGATTCCATTGGAATGCTTGCTTACTGAGACTGATTTGCCAGTTAATTCAACACCCGCACAAATactcaaaaaaaatattgaatatgtAATAGAAGCAATAAGAGCATCACATAAACTGGCGTCTACTCACGAAGCAGTTGCTCAAATTTATGAAAACTCCTGTAGGTTTCTTTCTGTGTAAAATGTCCGTAACCCACTTGTCAATTTCAGTCAAGTCCCCATCTGCATAAAAAATGTTACCTTCCATTTCCCTGCGTACTTCACAAAAATTCTATTCACTAACAAGCAAACATTACGATACACGCCATGCCTCCAAAGGGCCAGAACTCTaattctgaatctgaatcGAAGTTGCGGAGTGCTGCTAACAATAATTTTGGTATAAACAGCTCATCGGGAACAATTAACACGCGATCCAGCGGCAAGCAGAGGCTGACAGTAGCCCAACAGCAATACTTGAAGGAACTTCTAAGAACCCATGTTCACAATAACCATAGGGATAACTCCCCTCAGCCACATCCACTCGACTTCGAAAGATACTCGGATGACTTTCTACGTCGCTATAAGGACCATTACCAACTTCCTATCGAAGATAACATGTCGATAAAAGGATACCTTTTAGGGTCCGACCTTGGCTCAAAAACATATTCTTACAAGCGTAACCATCCATCTCTCCCTGATGCTCGTGTTaccaaaaaacaattaGCTGATGAGGTGAAGAGACATTTTACAGCAAGTATTGTGAAGGAGACAGAATGCATACCTGCGTTTATATACAAGGTAAGGAAtagtaaaaaaaagttcaGGATGGAATTCAAAGGATGAGCAGTaaggcatatatatatatatatatatatatatattactaaCGGTTTGGGTGCTTACCTATTCGTCACTTACCTTTGAAATGTATAAAAAGTAGTTAGACAAGTCGTGTATGCACTGCAGGTGTTTTGAATAATTAATGATCATGATCTCAAGTCATCCTAATAAGACAAAACGCGCCAACGTCGAAAAAGCATCTCTTAAAACAAGATGATAATTCCCATTTATGTTTTCCCCCGCCACCCAGGTCCTAGAGAAAATAAGACAAACAAGTGGTTGAGGTAATATGGACCAGTCttccatcatcttcttAGTTGCTCTGGTcacttttttctttcttatTAAGCGGCTTTTGCAAGATGAATCTCATCCTTCCGCTCAACAAGCAATGCATCATTCCCGTTCCGCAACGACCACCAAcgcatcttcttcatcacgCGAAGCTACTAATCCCAGTGGAGCTGCAAGAAGGAGGAGAAGACCGGTCAACAATGATATGATCGAAATAGTGCAAACTTTAGCTCCCCAACTTCACGCTGAACAAATTCGATACGATTTAGAGCAATCTGGATCTGTGGAGGCTACAGTGGAACGTTATCTTAGAGGAGACGAATTTCCGTTTCCTCCTGGTTCAAGAGCAGTTAACCAAAATGTGGGGCAACAATTAGACCAGAATGATCCAAGGAAAAAGAGTTCTATATATTCTGATGACTTAATTGCCAAATACTCGGTAGATGTgaatgaagatatttctgTTTTGGATTCGAAGCCTTTGAGTATtgaggaaagaaaaaagttAATGGTCTTGAAAGCAAGGAAGAATATGGAGGCTATTTTGAAAGAGGATAAAGACCTCAGTTCTCTATTAGAGTGATACTTTCGATGTATATTAAGATCAGTGCAGACTGTAAACCCTTCCATTTTATAATACATATCttttatttggaagaaaatcATGAGGACAcctctttttctttcttgatttgtttgaacTGGTAGCGTCCTTTTTTTGGCTTTTCCATGGAGCTTACGATTCTGATGTCGATTGCTTCCTTCATTTAAACCTATAATCAGTGCAGGCTGTATCTTGCTCGATTAATTGAGGTTTCATTTTGACAAATCCACAGCGGTTTCGAATCTCGTTACCGTATTtaagaaagaaaatatataccCTCATAGAGATATAGTTGGttgagatatatattaaaactaGATTTAATCATGAATATCttaattatttattctTATCTTCGGTGACTAGGAAAGGTTGGATACGTCGTCTGGGTTTTCCAACCTTACTAGGCGTTAATGCAGACGAGGCAGACACAGGCGAAGGACACAATGAAGCACTACGCTCAGGTACTAACGGTGAAGTGGTAGATTGTGGTTTAATCTGTTTTCTTGTCGGCATAACACCGGAACTAGTACCACCAGTCTCTTTAATGCAAGCGTGTGTTATATTATGTGCTTTGATTGGGTTAGGCATGGAAGTTAATGAACTCCCAATCGTTGGCGGCGATTCATACTTAATATTAAGCAGGTCCCCAGTATAAGCATGACCCaataattctttttctattGATATGTAAGAACAGAATCCATCTGTTGAGGATATCATCAGCAGTTTTCCAGACTCGAACCACGTTAAATCAGTCAAGGGCATATAATGCAAATTACCTACAATAGCTAGAGGCTTGGTCGACTGTGTATCATAGATCAGAACTTCTGAAGATGTTGCAACTGCAAAAACGAGCTTATAAGGAAGTTTAATCCAAGGTTCCGAAGTGCCATCTAAAGCATAAGCTACTGGATTGAACTTTACCACTATTGCAGGTTTCTTGAGAAAGGGGAGAGCGAGCACAGGTGTGCTATCCTTGCTCTTTAGCGATGCCCTTGTATACATGTACACAGAATTTGCAAACTCAGTACCATTATTTGCTTCATTTCCATGGTTCTTGAAGATACCAGTCGGCACGCATAGAACATTACCACAGGGAGAAATAACCAGTCTCCTAAAGAATGATGGTAAAGTTTCATTATGGAACAAATAGCTAGATTTCGGCTCAGAAAATATTACTTGCCGTGAATTAGAGACACCGTCCCGCCGGGGTAGATCACCCTTTATTATCTTGTGATATAACGTCAACCCCGTAATCCCTTGGCCATCGCGCAAAATTTTGCATATATGAACAGATCTGTCTGCTGATTGAGATATTATATACTCATCTAATGGATCCCAAACTACTCCTTGAACATAATGATTGTGCTCTAAAATCTGCGCCACGCATTTCTTCCCGTCTATATCAAAAATACGAATCGTGTTATCCATCGACCCTGTAACAATATATCTTCCACAAGGTGACCATGCCAAATCGTATATCTCAGAAGCCCCACTAGCAGAGGACACACGCATCTTCTCGAATATGCCCCAAGACATTTTAAAATCAGCAAACTCCTCTTCATCCACACCAAACTGCTTTACAATCGTATCATTCTTCTTCCACAGTAAAAGCAGTCCATCGTCCCCTGCCGTAGCTAAAATATCTCCCAGATGATTAAAACGTACAACATTCACAGCTTGCTCATGCTGTGTCAACGAACTTAGAAAATCTATAGTCTCAACTTTGTATGGCTCTTCCTTGCCTAAATTCAACTGCCAAATACGCACCTTATTATCACCACCAGCGGTCACCAGTCTGGGACTTTCCGATCCCGAATCTCTTGAACACGGTTGAAACGCAAGTGAATAAATAGGCTGCGACTCATGCCAGTATATTTGTAAACTAGACGCCTCCATACTTGGCTAATTACCTTCCAACTCTTATATTTACCATATCATAACTACAAATTATGTTCCGCGTATTCATCCACATACGCGTCCGGCCGGCCATTCTATGTGGCCGGGtaacttcaaaactttCAGACATCGAGAAACGGGAAACATACTCATACTCATAAGGACATTAGcttcaacaatatttaGAGATATGAATACGATGgattaaaataaatagaGGCTATACATAGTTAATTGATAGTTAGTGAGGTTATGTCCCCACGTCCGCCGCGCCCTCGTGACGGGCTAGTAAGGTTCTACATGGTGACAAGTTGCCAGCCCTAAATGTAAAATTGATTGAAACCAAGCAATTTTTACACCCATCACCAATGCCAAATGTATCTCGGTAGAATTCttctatatatgtatatatagaagAATTCTACCGAgaggaaatttttttcaacgGGATACATTGAAGGTATCAGTAACAGGCGGAGATTATATGAATATTAACTTAGTAGGCTTGTAGACCAGTAAAGATGTTGTGACAGCACTGAGTGGGATGCTGGTCATATATTCTCAGCCAGTTCTAGCACATCAGTCAAATTCCCGATAGATTGCTTATTCGTGCTCTATTGGAGCCGTTATTGTGCTGAAATGAATAGGAGAGGTGCAGCAGAATGTTTCAGAAGAAACGGGCTAGCTTCTTGAATGACTTGTTTGGTTCAGGTTGGCATCCCATTAGATGGGCAGCCTGATGAAAATGAGCATTCCAACATTTTTTATAGTTTGAATGAAAGGGGGGAAGGCGGGTTATTTGCGAGACCTTTGTTTCTtgtgttgttttttaataCCGGAAAGGTAGTAAGTGTAATGGTATTGGAGTTCAGTCTGTATGTGGACATCTTGTTCGATATCTTCCCATTCTATGCCTTCTGCTGAGCTGGCCAAATTGTGAGCGAGTTTTACAGGCATTTGCGAATCAGCGCGCTGCCCCAGATAAAAGAATAGAGTCTTAACTGAATCAGCCTTGACCACTCTTTCAGGAGGCACGGGGTCGACTTCAACGTAGAATAACATGTTCTGATATTTCCCAAAGCGTTTCAACTTAAACTGCACATGGACAGTACGTTTGAGGTCGTTGAATTCCTCTGCatattttgcaaaagtCAATTCATCCTCGGGGCTAGACACTTTAGAACCACATATGAATTGGCCCATCATCACCTTTGATGGCATCGCATGAACCTGCGTAGCTGGTATGAATCCTGGGCTGAAGTTGTATTGGTTCAGTTCCTCGTCACTCGAACCAAATACGTGGGTATAATTTTCTGTGATGTGCTGCATTATCCTCTTGCGACTTTCCAAGGAGATATAGTACCCAACAAATGATATTACTTCCCGGATATACGCCTTCTCCATGCGAAAGTATGGTTCGATTGTCGGCACTTTGCCCATGTACCTCCCATTTCGGCGGAGCTCTACATCACGGTTGTGCTCCTTTATAACGTCTTGAATTATCGATATCTCTTCTCTCGGATCCAAATAACGCATTTCTCCCGGTACATGAATAAGATTGTATACCATGTTACTATTGACTGTACCAACGTACTCATTGAGAAACAATTGAAACCCTTTCAACTGTCGGAGTCTATCATCATATATCGTAATTTCTTCAAGGTTTTTATAGCTGCTAAGTAAACTCCCTAGACAGCTTGTCTTGTAACTCATCGTGGTGCTGAAACCCTCCCTCTTCAAACAGACCGCATTGAACTTTAACAACCCCCCTTTCACAGGATGCGACAATAATTCTCCAATCACctcagaaaaaaaacttcaCGTCTACCAGTCATAAGAATCGACACGGCATCCGGTGTCAAGGCAGAAAGTCTCGTCAATTCTACTACATCCGTTATCCAAAACTCAGCATCAACATTAGCACCTTTACCACTCAACCTAATCCACTCATCTGCCAGAGCCTCCAAAAACCTAGGTTCCGACCACCAACCACCATTACTAAACCTTTCACAACTCACTAGCGACCCCACCAAATTACTAGCTAATATATTCTGATTCGGCGCCGGTGACTTGAAAAGAGtattatcaaaatcatACACATGTAACCGCCTTACTTCCGATGCACTAATTTTAGGCAACTTCATATGCTCAACACAACTGTTCCACTTCATAAGCTCCGCATGTTCAACCTCCATATTAGCCTTCTAGTTCCTGAGCGTACCCTATTACCCTCTTCTAATCGCTTCTTGATTATTTCTCTAAATCAAACACTCTTCTTATCTTAACCAATTATACCTTCTAACATTTACATATGGTTCCTTCAGTTTcatgaaaaataaaaaagaaacgcaATCCTCGAGGACTTCCCTCAGAGATCCCCTGCGTCGGATATTACAACCAACCTTTACATGCTAAAGTGAAGGACTTATACCTCGTTGAACGACCAGAACAAACGGGCTGGCTAGTCGTCCTCCATCTTCAGCTCCAACCAAGCTTCACCTGCCCTGCCCTGCTCCGCCCTTTAATATTGCGCATTAATTAATGCATACATACTTGTGTTGCTGTTTGGTTAACCTTCTAAAATAGGAAACCAAATATCAAACTCCCAACCACCCCACCCCTCTATTCTACTTATTGCTggtttttaaaatactTATGAGGCGGCATTCCTCCAGGATCTCTTCCTGACATACTTTGACTCGCTTACATACGCTGCATTAATTCATTACTATGCAGCCCTGAGAAAGTCACATCTCAGAATACAATGTAGGAAGGTGGAGGCCTAGGAAAGTTAAATATTATGTGTCAACAAAAAACTTCAGATATACAAACAACCAGTTTTTTTTGGCAGCCGCAGCATTTATTCGTAGATCGAAGTGTTTTAGAAGTCCTACCACCTTCTCGGTTTGAAGTGGCGTTCATTGTATTTTGTCCttattttggtttctgtACTTGGAATAATTTTTCACGCTGGTTTATCAACTAAGATCTGAAGCggtcatatatatacatatatatagagatAGAAGAAGTTCTGTCTCTCGTGATGGAATTGCTCATTGAGGGATAAGGGTTTATTGCACAAGGTGTAAATTAGTATTTTAACTTGAATTTGAATAAAAGATGGCAACATCAGATTCAACGCAGGTTACTAATAAAGATGTGCTATGGTCAATAGTCACATATGGTAGTGTCTTTGgagtttttataatatgTTTTCTGCTTTTAAGGCTGAAACttaaaagaatatatcAACCTAAATCAtcttttcaattgattAATGATGAGAAGAAGCCAGAGCAATTGCCGAATGGGATATTCCAATGGTTGCCAGAGCTGCTGAGAAAATCGGacaattttatcatccaACAAGCAGGGCTTGATGGTTATTTTTTCGTTAGGTATCTGTATTTGATATCTATGTACATGTTCATTTCGTCTCTG is part of the Eremothecium cymbalariae DBVPG#7215 chromosome 2, complete sequence genome and encodes:
- the TPS3 gene encoding trehalose 6-phosphate synthase/phosphatase complex subunit (similar to Ashbya gossypii AER276C) — encoded protein: MVVIVASLFLPFQPQFEITTSKGEEAGLNEAKSSKNADTGGQNSSEPSGGVGLKPQNPSSAHSLTSPFSSCADHNIETEEEVAIVSSVSCEAAKMSGSRSVISSQLFMENLTSNASNSAVGTPVNHVYNHGNTSVEEFFASGAVNKLKETDISSEVYSTVSSPASESLSSGQQLGAGINNVDSTAALLKHVNKSLLYQSVLAGNLSTTALEGNKHITSSTVKSTVITPRSRQLPEVSSSVSGVQKGKQPHINLPAMRRLPRKSSGTVPTTNTHSSLKYPLKLYDDGDQDLKEQNSADSPQPQSSAKEPVVNEHDSDVSIEYDLALDDNGKHSNRVPKFGGCSINAKLRAELLLNSRNIFKTAPWKIVPSIKGNGGLKNALSTALLEKTIDQPVLWVGTVGIPTDSIPREVLNNITGQLSNGFHSRSVIVDDITFQGAYKNFCKQILWPTLNYQIPDNPNSKAFEDHSWHYYRSLNQLFADRIVDSYQDGDTIWVHDYHLMLVPGMVRKVLPNAKIGFFLHVSFPSSEVFKCFAQREKILEGILGANSVGFQTEEYARHFQQTANRLLMADVDSHNLKYKGRIIAVESTPIGVDVFDLEPQVNSERTIEWRRLIRERWAGKKLIVSRDQFDRIRGIRKKMLAYERFLKDNPEYIDQVVLIQICLGSGYDSELECEIMAVVDRINAMSRDISVSQPVVFLHQDLQFPQYLALSSEADMFLVSTMREGMNLTCHEFIVCSQEKNAPLVLSEFTGSAHVLSPGCFLINPWDIRQVAQTIKVGLELSKEEKRRRWKKMYKSVITHDSDRWIVSSLNIISSSWEANQERSKVYNLSFAKINNGFINSKRRMFILKISEPPTARTLAVLTELCTKNIVYVLNSLSRSMLERLYSRVPNIGLIAENGAFIRVSGMWYNLVEDVSWKEDIVKVFEDKVERLPGSYYKKGETMIKFHTENAEDQDRVSNVVGDAITHVNTLFGDRGVHAYVHKNIVFVQQSGLAIKAIQFTLNHYATISDTSDSTPLDTPLASPLMSPVAIPAISSSSTTSSKQSSAATNASYISKSRSSTLVDFLSVSGSSSPIIEPLFQYVNDLAKRGEISYCYTIAYGNAITTYAKEHVQGLNELFGTLGRLAAL
- a CDS encoding putative endodeoxyribonuclease (similar to Ashbya gossypii AER277W), giving the protein MVQYIDSHCHLTTSSQDGGVGRQYEVDHTEMQLYVMSCNALDWKALKAVGVKQQDIVVGFGVQPYYSHLFRLGGGASVSKEEHYKGVLESKDGQQLCEVIGVLPEPINIEEYITGAFEEFGEQIRCIGEIGLDGAFRLPSNGFNQEDSTGDAVGLTNVRVRMSHQVAIFKRFCEVAVAKRLPVSIHSVRCHGKMFELCRELLLPHEEVKIDMHSYSGSVESVSTCWLRCFPQNRIYFGISKIHSLKNYARGLDLLRSIPLECLLTETDLPVNSTPAQILKKNIEYVIEAIRASHKLASTHEAVAQIYENSCRFLSV
- the SAP30 gene encoding Sap30p (similar to Ashbya gossypii AER278W) produces the protein MPPKGQNSNSESESKLRSAANNNFGINSSSGTINTRSSGKQRLTVAQQQYLKELLRTHVHNNHRDNSPQPHPLDFERYSDDFLRRYKDHYQLPIEDNMSIKGYLLGSDLGSKTYSYKRNHPSLPDARVTKKQLADEVKRHFTASIVKETECIPAFIYKVRNSKKKFRMEFKG
- the CUE1 gene encoding Cue1p (similar to Ashbya gossypii AER279W); protein product: MDQSSIIFLVALVTFFFLIKRLLQDESHPSAQQAMHHSRSATTTNASSSSREATNPSGAARRRRRPVNNDMIEIVQTLAPQLHAEQIRYDLEQSGSVEATVERYLRGDEFPFPPGSRAVNQNVGQQLDQNDPRKKSSIYSDDLIAKYSVDVNEDISVLDSKPLSIEERKKLMVLKARKNMEAILKEDKDLSSLLE
- the CAC2 gene encoding Cac2p (similar to Ashbya gossypii AER280C), which codes for MEASSLQIYWHESQPIYSLAFQPCSRDSGSESPRLVTAGGDNKVRIWQLNLGKEEPYKVETIDFLSSLTQHEQAVNVVRFNHLGDILATAGDDGLLLLWKKNDTIVKQFGVDEEEFADFKMSWGIFEKMRVSSASGASEIYDLAWSPCGRYIVTGSMDNTIRIFDIDGKKCVAQILEHNHYVQGVVWDPLDEYIISQSADRSVHICKILRDGQGITGLTLYHKIIKGDLPRRDGVSNSRQVIFSEPKSSYLFHNETLPSFFRRLVISPCGNVLCVPTGIFKNHGNEANNGTEFANSVYMYTRASLKSKDSTPVLALPFLKKPAIVVKFNPVAYALDGTSEPWIKLPYKLVFAVATSSEVLIYDTQSTKPLAIVGNLHYMPLTDLTWFESGKLLMISSTDGFCSYISIEKELLGHAYTGDLLNIKYESPPTIGSSLTSMPNPIKAHNITHACIKETGGTSSGVMPTRKQIKPQSTTSPLVPERSASLCPSPVSASSALTPSKVGKPRRRIQPFLVTEDKNK